From the Gramella sp. Hel_I_59 genome, one window contains:
- a CDS encoding DUF4168 domain-containing protein — MKKILGGIAIMFALGTATVNAQTAPLPQQQIEVTDSELTEFAEVFQKMRMVNQEAQQEMIQVVQEQELDLQRFNEIHQANMDPNKEVETTEAESKQYKIVVAELEEIQPQFQQRMEKLIGESDLSKERYQQLVMALQKDPELQQRLQKALQG, encoded by the coding sequence ATGAAAAAGATACTAGGTGGAATTGCGATTATGTTCGCACTTGGAACAGCAACGGTAAATGCTCAAACTGCCCCACTACCACAGCAACAAATAGAGGTAACCGATTCTGAATTAACTGAATTTGCTGAAGTTTTTCAGAAGATGAGAATGGTAAACCAGGAAGCTCAACAGGAGATGATTCAGGTTGTCCAGGAACAGGAACTGGATCTGCAAAGATTCAATGAAATTCATCAGGCGAACATGGATCCAAACAAAGAGGTGGAAACAACTGAAGCTGAATCAAAACAGTACAAGATCGTTGTTGCAGAACTAGAAGAGATCCAACCACAGTTTCAACAGAGAATGGAGAAATTAATTGGTGAAAGTGATCTTAGTAAGGAACGTTACCAACAATTGGTGATGGCACTACAAAAAGATCCTGAACTTCAACAAAGATTACAGAAGGCACTACAGGGATAA